A region from the Pelagovum pacificum genome encodes:
- a CDS encoding nitroreductase family protein, translating into MPDRNQAALDFLLNRRSRPAKTLTGPVPDRAEIETILTAAARSPDHGKLEPWRFIVLEKPALARLAEAVPEAGDRLGHDPDRIEKARLQFADADLAIAVIARPEEIEKVPEIEQVLSAGAVCLALLNAALASGWGANWLTGWPVHDRGFVESTLGLMPGEFVAGMIHIGTEKMTPPDRPRPDLSRIVTWLDA; encoded by the coding sequence ATGCCAGACAGGAACCAGGCCGCGCTCGATTTTCTGCTGAACCGCCGGTCGCGGCCCGCGAAGACGCTGACCGGCCCCGTGCCGGACCGCGCCGAGATCGAGACGATCCTAACCGCCGCCGCCCGCAGCCCGGACCACGGCAAACTTGAGCCCTGGCGCTTCATCGTGCTGGAAAAGCCCGCCCTCGCCCGCCTCGCAGAAGCGGTGCCGGAGGCTGGGGACCGGCTCGGCCATGACCCCGACAGGATCGAGAAGGCGCGCCTCCAGTTCGCGGATGCCGATCTCGCCATTGCCGTCATCGCCCGGCCGGAAGAGATCGAGAAGGTCCCGGAGATCGAGCAGGTACTGTCCGCCGGTGCCGTCTGCCTCGCCCTGCTGAACGCGGCCCTCGCCTCCGGCTGGGGCGCGAACTGGCTGACGGGCTGGCCGGTCCACGACCGGGGCTTCGTCGAAAGCACGCTTGGCCTCATGCCGGGCGAGTTCGTCGCGGGCATGATCCACATCGGGACCGAGAAGATGACCCCGCCCGACCGCCCGCGCCCGGACCTCTCCCGCATCGTCACCTGGCTCGACGCATGA